Below is a genomic region from candidate division KSB1 bacterium.
TGACAAGCTTGTTGTGCCGCCTCCTGCGAGCATGCCGGTCCGCTACTACTTTGCGCGTATGAGTTTTGATGATGGCCCGATGTTCCTCCCCGTTGACAAAGCCCGACGGCTCGTGGTTGTAGTCAACCATGCAACCAGCGGGCCGAGGGAGTCGCTGGACGACGTATTGCGCCAAAAGCAGATACAAAAGGATCGCTTGAGCGAGCCGCGCCTGATCCGCCGATTCGCATACTCGTCCTTGTACGAGATGTACCCGTTGCGCGAGCAGTGACGGCACCGCATTAGTCTCCGGATGCGGGACGGAGGAGGACCGAAGCGCAGCGGGAATCAGATGTTCCATGCAAGGACTCCCAACCCGGAAGCGGACCAGGTCCGACTTGCTCTGCAGAAGTCAGGAATGCTGCGCGGAATGCCATTGTCGATGATCGAGCGGTAGGTGCTTCGGAGTTGTGTTCCTGAGGGGTGCCATACGGGCAATCTTTTTCATGGGCAAGAGGCACCGGGGCATGGGCACCCATTTCACGAACGGATTGGTCATGCACGGAGATCGGTTATGAATCATAGCATCCACTGCCTGATCTGGCTCGTGGCGTTGCTGGGCACGCTTGGCTGTGCCGTAGCAGTCATGGGACAGAACTACGACCCCCCCTACCCGCGCGTGGTGGCCAGCGGCCCAGGTGGGATCACCTTCGGCGAGACATCCATCGGTGCCAAGCCGATGATCTGGGCGCAGTACGACTTGGCTATTGTCTACGCGGATGTGGGCAGGGGCGGGCCGGAGTACGCCGCGCTGCTCCGCCAACTGAACCCGGACATTGTGCTCCTTGGCCTGGTGAGCACGCAAGGTGTGTGGCCGGGAAGTGACCCCTATGCCTTCCATGCCCTGCATTCCTATTCCACTGTCACGACCAGCGGGGTGGGACCTGGCTCTACCTCCATACCGGTGGAATCCACGGCCGCTTTTCCCAACGCGCCTTTCTACATCTTCGTCGGGGAAAGCCCGGTGTACTATCGCGGCAAGACGGCCACTGCTTTCACCGGCGTGGCTGCCGAGGAACTCAAGACGAGCTACCCAGCTGGCACTAAAGTCACCGCGCCCGTGCGCTTTGTGGGTTTTGGCATGTTGCCCAACCTGACCGACTTTTGCCCCCTTGTGGAGGGAAAGCCGGCCTGGCAGCACCTCGTAGACAAGAGATTCACCCGCGCGGATTTCACAAACTTTGACGGTACCGCCTGGGATGCATTCCGCGAATTTTTCTATGCCGAAGACTTTGATGACGTCGATTTTGATGGCAATGGTGCCAATGATTTCCAGGAGCACGGCCTCGATTGGATCAATGCCCAGTGGCGAGTGGGGATAACCAACCTTCTCGCTTACGAGCGCCAGCGCTTCCAGGAGGTGCATCCAACCAAGCCGGCCATCATTTTGGTCAACTGCGGCGGAGGTGGCGGTGAGCGAGGTCTGTTCAGCCTTGCCAACGGCATTGTGTGGGAAGGGTTCATGCGTTTTGCCGCGGGCTGGGGCGAACCGTGGGGCCTCTTCGCGAACATGCAGGCGTGGCTGCTCAATGGCCTTAAGCCATCGGTCTACTACATCAAAGACTATGTCAAGGAGGCAAATGCGGAGACGGGCAAGAATGACTTTACCTACATGCGCTACGGCCTGACTACAGCCCTGTTGGGCGATGGCTACTACGGCCGCACCTTTGGCGACTACTACTACATTTCCTACTGGTATGACGAATTCGACACCGATCTAGGCCACCCGACGACCATGCCCCACCGGCTTGCAAACGGTGCTTACGTGCGGTTCTTTGACAAGGGCGCCGTGATCTGTAACCCAACAGGTACCACCATTACTGTCACCGATGCCGACCTGAGGAGCGCCCCCGGGTACGCTGGGCCATATTACCGGTTCAGAGGTGGACAGGATCCGGAGTTCAACAACGGAAACCTTTTCGCCTCGGTGCAGCTCTATGGCTGGACGGCCGACAAGCCCAAGCGCAACCGTGGCGACGGTATTTTGCTCTTCAAGGAACCCACCGTGGCAATAAGTGACATCATCGTGGGCAATTACAATAACAACGATACCAGCCCCGGGAGCGCCCCCGCCAGCTACGTGGGCACCTGGGTGCCGATGAACACTCGGTGGATCAGCTTCTCGGACAACAACCCGTACTACACCCAGTGGACGGCGCCGGCAGATCAGACGCCAGAGGGGTACGGATATTTTGTTGCTGCGCCTGGACAGGGAGAGGCCACTGCCACCTACACGCCAACAATAGGCGTGGCCGGCTACTATGAGGTGTTCGAATGGCATGGCTGGCACGGCGACACACCTGCCAGCTACCAAGAGGCGAGCAACGTCCCCTACGAGGTGGTGGTCAACGGAGAGGTGAAGCGGCGCGGCCTCATCGACCAGACCACCAACTATGGCCAATGGAACCGATTGGGCTTGTTCTATTTCCCCAAAGGTACGGTCAGCTACGTGCGCATCAGCAATAATGCCAATGGCTACGTGATCTCTGACGCCTTCCGTTTTGTGTTCCGCGGGACTGAGAAGGCGGA
It encodes:
- a CDS encoding putative glycoside hydrolase, with protein sequence MNHSIHCLIWLVALLGTLGCAVAVMGQNYDPPYPRVVASGPGGITFGETSIGAKPMIWAQYDLAIVYADVGRGGPEYAALLRQLNPDIVLLGLVSTQGVWPGSDPYAFHALHSYSTVTTSGVGPGSTSIPVESTAAFPNAPFYIFVGESPVYYRGKTATAFTGVAAEELKTSYPAGTKVTAPVRFVGFGMLPNLTDFCPLVEGKPAWQHLVDKRFTRADFTNFDGTAWDAFREFFYAEDFDDVDFDGNGANDFQEHGLDWINAQWRVGITNLLAYERQRFQEVHPTKPAIILVNCGGGGGERGLFSLANGIVWEGFMRFAAGWGEPWGLFANMQAWLLNGLKPSVYYIKDYVKEANAETGKNDFTYMRYGLTTALLGDGYYGRTFGDYYYISYWYDEFDTDLGHPTTMPHRLANGAYVRFFDKGAVICNPTGTTITVTDADLRSAPGYAGPYYRFRGGQDPEFNNGNLFASVQLYGWTADKPKRNRGDGILLFKEPTVAISDIIVGNYNNNDTSPGSAPASYVGTWVPMNTRWISFSDNNPYYTQWTAPADQTPEGYGYFVAAPGQGEATATYTPTIGVAGYYEVFEWHGWHGDTPASYQEASNVPYEVVVNGEVKRRGLIDQTTNYGQWNRLGLFYFPKGTVSYVRISNNANGYVISDAFRFVFRGTEKADTTPPAPPKGVRVERP